A stretch of DNA from Synechococcus sp. PROS-9-1:
CCCCTGAAATTGATGCGCGCCGAGCGTGGAGAGAACGGGCGTTGCGAGCTGCCACTGCTTCACACCGCTGGTGGCCTCGTGGGGGGAGACCAATTGAGCATCAACCTGACGTTGAAACGAGATAGTCGCTGCCTGATCACCAGCGTGGCCGCTCAAAAGGTTTATGGATCAGTAGGTCGCAGCAAGCTCAACCCCCAGGGAGCTTGGGCCCATCAAAACGTGAAGGCGAACCTTGATGCAGGGAGTGATTTGGAGTGGCTTCCCCAAGAGCTTGTGCTCTATGCGGACGCACTATTTGAGCAAAACCTAAGCATCACGTTGCCGTTAAATGGCTCGTTTCTCAGCGCGGAAATCGTACGTCTGGGGCGCACTGCCGCAAACGAAACATTGGGGAAGGGCCGCTGGAGATCAAGTATTGAGCTCCAACGCCGAACGCCTGAGGGAAGACGCTGGGAACTCGTTGACAGACTGGAAATCAGCGACGAAGCGCTGAATGGGGTCCATGGACTAAATCAGCAACCCGTCTTTGGCACCTTGGTTTGGGCGGCACCCTTCCCTCTCCAAACAGAAAGGATCAACACCCTCCTCGATGCGGTTCGGGAGGATCGCAAGGAACTCGAAGGAAGCATGCATTGCGGCGTTCTCCCCCAGGGCCTGATCGCCCGTTACAGCGGTTTATCAAGCCGTGATGCCCGTTTCTGGTTCAGCAGAATCTGGGCTCGAACCCGTCAGGAACGAGACCTGGCAGCGCCACAGATTCCCAGGGTCTGGCCTTTGCAAGAGCATCCATTGAGGCCAGCAGAAGGTTCATTCTGAACCTTCTGCTGGCCCAGAGAGAGAGAAACTAAAGTCAGTGCAAGGTCACCATGCACCTCAGCCCTCAGGAAAAAGACAAACTGCTGATCGTTACCGCCGCCCTCCTGGCGGAACGTCGTCTCAACCGTGGACTCAAGCTCAACCACCCTGAAGCCGTAGCTTTGCTCAGTTTTTTGGTCCTTGAAGGAGCCAGAGATGGCAAGAGTGTGGCCGACTTAATGCAAGAAGGCAGCACATGGCTGAGACGCGACCAAGTGATGGAAGGAATTCCAGAACTCGTTAACGAGGTTCAAATCGAGGCGGTTTTTCAGGACGGAACCAAGCTTGTGACCTTGCATGATCCGATTCGCTGAGGCTTCCTCTGAATGGCACTCCTGATCCCCGGTGAACTGCTAGCCGAACCCGGTGAGCTTGAACTCAACGCCAACAGAGAGGTCACAACCCTCACCGTTGCCAACAGTGGCGACCGCCCCGTGCAGGTGGGATCCCACTTTCATTTCCAAGAAGCCAATGCTGCCCTGATCTTTGACCGTGACGCTGCACGCGGCCAAAGGCTTGACATTCCAGCTGGTACGGCCATTCGCTTCGAGCCCGGTGACAACCGCGACGTGAATCTGATCCCATTTTCTGGAGCACGCCGCGTGGTCGGCTTCAACGGACACATCAACGGACCCCTCGACGCCTGATTCATGCCCTACCGCATCTCCCGCCAGGCCTACGCCGAAACCTATGGGCCAACCACTGGAGACCGCATTCGTTTAGCGGACACCGAACTCATCCTTGAAGTGGAGAAGGACTTCACCACCTACGGCGATGAGGTGAAATTCGGCGGCGGAAAGGTGATTCGAGATGGGATGGGCCAATCCCAAACCTCCCGGGCTGACGGCGCCGTTGACACCGTGATTACCAATGCCCTCATTCTTGATTGGTGGGGCATCGTCAAGGCCGATATCGGCCTCAGGGATGGCCGCATCGTTGGCATCGGCAAGGCCGGCAACCCCGACATCCAGGAAGGCGTCACCATCGTGATTGGACCCGGCACCGAAGCGATTGCTGGTGAAGGGCACATCCTCACCGCTGGTGGCATTGACACGCACATCCATTTCATCTGCCCCCAACAGATCGAAACAGCCCTAGCCAGTGGTGTGACCACCTTGATGGGCGGCGGCACCGGACCGGCCACAGGGACCAATGCAACCACATGCACCCCTGGTGCATTTCATATCAGCCGAATGCTCCAGGCCGCCGAGGGGCTGCCCGTCAACCTGGGATTTTTCGGAAAAGGAAATGCCAGCACCCCTGAAGCCCTAGAAGAGCAAGTGCGCGCTGGTGCCTGTGGACTGAAGCTTCATGAGGATTGGGGCACGACACCTGCCGCCATTGATGCCTGCCTGTCGGTAGCCGATCAAATGGATGTGCAGGTTTGCATCCATACCGACACGCTCAACGAAGCCGGCTTCGTTGAAGACACCATCGCCGCGATCAAAGGCCGCACGATTCATACCTTTCACACTGAAGGGGCTGGCGGCGGCCATGCACCAGACATCATCAAAATCTGCGGCGAAGCGAACGTGCTTCCCAGCAGCACGAACCCCACCCGGCCCTACACCCGCAACACACTCGAAGAACACCTCGACATGTTGATGGTGTGCCATCACCTTGATCCCAAAATCCCAGAAGACGTGGCCTTTGCGGAATCACGCATCCGCCGCGAAACCATTGCTGCTGAAGACATCCTTCACGACCTCGGCGCCTTCTCGATCATCGCCAGCGACTCCCAAGCGATGGGACGGGTGGGAGAGGTGATCACACGCACCTTCCAGACCGCCCACAAAATGAAGGTTCAACGCGGAGCCTTACCCGAGGACTCAAGCCGAAACGACAACCACCGCCTAAAGCGCTACATCGCAAAGGTCACGATCAATCCAGCAATCGCCCATGGCATCAGCAGTCAGGTGGGGTCTGTGGAGACAGGCAAACTCGCCGATCTGGTGCTCTGGAAACCAGGATTCTTTGGCATACGACCTCAACTCGTTGTGAAAGGCGGTTCGATCGTCTGGGCCCAAATGGGTGATGCCAATGCCTCAATCCCCACGCCAGGTCCTGTGCATGGGCGACCAATGTTTGCAGCCTTCGGCAAAGCCCTTGCGCCCAGTTGCCTCACCTTCATGAGCGATGCAGCCATGAACGACAACATCCAAAGCAAACTCGGGCTGGAACGCACCTGTATCGCCGTAGAACACACCCGCAACGTGGGCAAAAGTGCACTCAAACTCAATTCAGCCCTACCCAACATCAGCGTGGATCCGCAGACCTATGAGGTATTTGCCGACGGTGAACTACTCACCTGCGAACCAGCAGAGGTGTTGCCCCTCGCCCAGCGTTATCTGCTGCTGTGACCACCACCCTGTTGGTGATCCAGCACGTTGATCGCGAGGGAGCTGACTTGATTGGCACCATCGCCGACGAGCGGGGAATGACGATCAAAATCCTGCGACCAAACCGAGGCGATACCCTCCCCGATCCCAGCACCTGCCCAAACACAATCGCATTGGTGCTGGGGGGGCCGATGGGGGTGAACGATCGCCACCGATCCAACCTGACCTGGCTTCAAAGCGAACTTGATTGGCTGGTGGAATGGCACCGACAGAGGAAACCGGTCATCGGCATCTGCCTCGGAGCGCAACTGCTGGCCGTTGCAGCGGGAGGAACCGTTGAACCGCTGCAGGTTGGAGAGCCACCCCAACCGCTGCTGGAAGTGGGCATCGGTGCGATCCACTGGGTGGTCGATCCAAGCGACGATCCCTCGCTGCGGGGGCTCCACGCCAGCGAGCCGGTGCTGCATTGGCATGGCGACCGTATTCGCCTACCTAAGGAGGCCAGCCTGCTGGGCTCATCTCTGCACTGCCCAGAACAACTCTTCCGAATCGGCGACCATGCCGCAGGAGTGCAGTGCCACTGGGAGGTCACCGCAGAATCACTGAAGCGCTGGATCGCTGATGACCAGGACTACGTGGTGGGCGCCCTAGGCCGCGATGGCCCTGCCCTACTGAGGCAACAGTGGACCACCATCGGAGCAACGGTTGAACGCCGCGGCCGGATTGCCATGGGTCAAATCCTGACGGACTTAACGAACCAGCTCCATACATAAAACAAGACGTTTTCATAACTTTGTATCGAAGCAAACGCCAAAGATCTGGTGAGATTCGAATACTTACGCTGTATCAGCTGATACGCAGCGTTCACCTCGCTCCCTTGCGAGGCGCAGTTCGACTCAGGCCATGGAACGGGGACCTGAGCTTGCTTCGTGGAACGTCTTATGACCACTCTTCTG
This window harbors:
- a CDS encoding urease subunit beta produces the protein MALLIPGELLAEPGELELNANREVTTLTVANSGDRPVQVGSHFHFQEANAALIFDRDAARGQRLDIPAGTAIRFEPGDNRDVNLIPFSGARRVVGFNGHINGPLDA
- a CDS encoding urease accessory protein UreD produces the protein MHRLDPWHGTCNLQFFAGSSGSQHQGGCTAPLKLMRAERGENGRCELPLLHTAGGLVGGDQLSINLTLKRDSRCLITSVAAQKVYGSVGRSKLNPQGAWAHQNVKANLDAGSDLEWLPQELVLYADALFEQNLSITLPLNGSFLSAEIVRLGRTAANETLGKGRWRSSIELQRRTPEGRRWELVDRLEISDEALNGVHGLNQQPVFGTLVWAAPFPLQTERINTLLDAVREDRKELEGSMHCGVLPQGLIARYSGLSSRDARFWFSRIWARTRQERDLAAPQIPRVWPLQEHPLRPAEGSF
- a CDS encoding urease subunit gamma, which encodes MHLSPQEKDKLLIVTAALLAERRLNRGLKLNHPEAVALLSFLVLEGARDGKSVADLMQEGSTWLRRDQVMEGIPELVNEVQIEAVFQDGTKLVTLHDPIR
- the ureC gene encoding urease subunit alpha; this encodes MPYRISRQAYAETYGPTTGDRIRLADTELILEVEKDFTTYGDEVKFGGGKVIRDGMGQSQTSRADGAVDTVITNALILDWWGIVKADIGLRDGRIVGIGKAGNPDIQEGVTIVIGPGTEAIAGEGHILTAGGIDTHIHFICPQQIETALASGVTTLMGGGTGPATGTNATTCTPGAFHISRMLQAAEGLPVNLGFFGKGNASTPEALEEQVRAGACGLKLHEDWGTTPAAIDACLSVADQMDVQVCIHTDTLNEAGFVEDTIAAIKGRTIHTFHTEGAGGGHAPDIIKICGEANVLPSSTNPTRPYTRNTLEEHLDMLMVCHHLDPKIPEDVAFAESRIRRETIAAEDILHDLGAFSIIASDSQAMGRVGEVITRTFQTAHKMKVQRGALPEDSSRNDNHRLKRYIAKVTINPAIAHGISSQVGSVETGKLADLVLWKPGFFGIRPQLVVKGGSIVWAQMGDANASIPTPGPVHGRPMFAAFGKALAPSCLTFMSDAAMNDNIQSKLGLERTCIAVEHTRNVGKSALKLNSALPNISVDPQTYEVFADGELLTCEPAEVLPLAQRYLLL
- a CDS encoding type 1 glutamine amidotransferase, whose translation is MTTTLLVIQHVDREGADLIGTIADERGMTIKILRPNRGDTLPDPSTCPNTIALVLGGPMGVNDRHRSNLTWLQSELDWLVEWHRQRKPVIGICLGAQLLAVAAGGTVEPLQVGEPPQPLLEVGIGAIHWVVDPSDDPSLRGLHASEPVLHWHGDRIRLPKEASLLGSSLHCPEQLFRIGDHAAGVQCHWEVTAESLKRWIADDQDYVVGALGRDGPALLRQQWTTIGATVERRGRIAMGQILTDLTNQLHT